GTGCCCCAGCGATAACGGTATATCCTGCGCCAACACAGCCGTATGGGAGCACGGTTGGATAGCATTTGTGGACAGCGACTCTGACAGGGAGTTGGACTCGGATGAGGTGGTACTGCAGCTGCACGCAGGCTTTGGAAATCAACTGACCATACGATCAGGCTCACGAACCCGGATCATCTTCAGGCCCGATGGCATTGCCGTGGGTGGTTTGACCGGGACCTATACTTTCTGTCATTCCAGCGACGCAGCTCCCCCTAAAGCGTTGATCCTTTCAAATCCCGGCCGTGCGCGGGTCAGTCTCACCAGATCCGGAGGTGGTGCCCTGGCATGCCCATAGGGCGTGTTATTGACCGGCTTCCGCCCGATCCAGTAACATACGCGGTTTCCTAATTCCCCGGTAGCTCAGTCGGTAGAGCGGGTGACTGTTAATCACTAGGTCGGCGGTTCGAGCCCGTCCCGGGGAGCCAGAAATTCAATGAAACCCAGGGTAACACCTGGGTTTTTTGTTCCCAGCCCCTGGTGGCAGACATCGAAATCCCAATTAGTTCGTTTCTCCTTCCGCTTAGTACTAACCCATCGTTGTTACGCACATCTGCAGCATGATCGCCCTCCAATCCGATTGGAGTTCATCGAGCAAACGAGCGGAGAAGCCTGTCCGGTGCCCCCGTTGCGGCTCGGGCTCGAAATCTCAGGTCAGATAGACAATGGGTGATGCGCG
Above is a window of Pseudomonadota bacterium DNA encoding:
- a CDS encoding prepilin-type N-terminal cleavage/methylation domain-containing protein, yielding MEICRYSRARRIGHTSGFTLLELIITLSVAAILLTIVVPAFAQLLAGTRITTAVNELLSVIHLTRSEAIKRHARATLCPSDNGISCANTAVWEHGWIAFVDSDSDRELDSDEVVLQLHAGFGNQLTIRSGSRTRIIFRPDGIAVGGLTGTYTFCHSSDAAPPKALILSNPGRARVSLTRSGGGALACP